In the genome of Pseudomonas putida, one region contains:
- a CDS encoding polyamine ABC transporter substrate-binding protein, which produces MTRRADFSRRTFIKNSSILAGVAALSGVLPNRTFGAAEKELVILAWAGHAAPDIVADFEREHGVKVRAKYYTGGDNMLGLISQSPPGTFDLILSDAEYVQQLNAANYIERLDPADYPFDDFYPEFQHFPGHWQGDELYSVMVRFGFLGIAFNTQLLPESKAKSYQVFWDDSLKGKVGHFDWHLPNLGQISLLNGNRLPYDIDAAHWKRLQDKTMSLRGQVAGFFDYGGTFSSLKNGQIHAMCGIGDWITGVLQRAGAPVKTVIPEEGGLQWTESYCIAKKARSPELAKKFIQYITSPEGQVKSAKMEAYPALIPNKRGWELLNKTDLAEARRQGMVLGQRNVMDDIREGRIQYRALPVQQSLEDWNDFWSQYKGA; this is translated from the coding sequence ATGACGCGTCGCGCCGATTTTTCACGCCGTACATTCATCAAGAACAGCAGCATTTTGGCCGGTGTGGCAGCGCTCTCCGGGGTACTTCCGAACAGAACCTTTGGCGCAGCCGAAAAAGAACTGGTGATACTGGCGTGGGCAGGCCACGCCGCGCCCGACATCGTCGCGGATTTCGAGCGCGAGCATGGGGTCAAGGTGCGGGCCAAGTACTACACCGGCGGCGATAACATGCTGGGGCTCATTTCGCAGTCACCACCGGGCACCTTCGACCTGATCCTGTCGGATGCCGAGTATGTGCAACAACTCAACGCCGCCAACTATATCGAGCGACTGGACCCTGCCGATTATCCCTTCGATGACTTCTACCCAGAGTTTCAGCACTTTCCAGGGCACTGGCAGGGCGATGAACTGTATTCGGTCATGGTCCGCTTCGGCTTTCTCGGTATCGCCTTCAATACCCAGTTGCTGCCGGAGTCCAAGGCGAAAAGCTACCAGGTGTTCTGGGACGATAGCCTCAAGGGCAAGGTCGGCCACTTCGACTGGCACCTGCCAAACCTGGGGCAGATCAGTTTGCTCAATGGCAACAGGCTGCCCTACGACATCGACGCGGCGCACTGGAAGAGGCTCCAGGACAAAACCATGAGCCTACGCGGACAAGTGGCCGGGTTCTTCGATTATGGCGGTACCTTCTCCTCCCTGAAAAACGGCCAGATCCACGCGATGTGTGGCATTGGCGACTGGATTACCGGGGTCTTGCAGCGTGCCGGGGCACCGGTAAAAACAGTGATACCCGAGGAGGGCGGCCTGCAATGGACCGAGTCGTATTGCATCGCCAAGAAAGCCCGCAGCCCGGAACTTGCGAAGAAGTTCATTCAATACATCACCTCCCCTGAAGGCCAGGTGAAGTCGGCGAAGATGGAGGCTTACCCGGCGCTGATTCCCAATAAGCGCGGCTGGGAGTTGCTGAACAAGACCGACCTTGCCGAAGCCAGACGCCAAGGCATGGTACTAGGCCAGCGCAATGTCATGGACGACATCCGCGAGGGGCGTATTCAGTATCGCGCGCTCCCCGTGCAGCAGAGCCTGGAGGACTGGAACGACTTCTGGTCGCAGTACAAGGGCGCTTGA